From Eriocheir sinensis breed Jianghai 21 unplaced genomic scaffold, ASM2467909v1 Scaffold1945, whole genome shotgun sequence, a single genomic window includes:
- the LOC126990727 gene encoding uncharacterized protein LOC126990727 — protein sequence MNFYFFPGGGPPPPPLDPIDELVRDVLGQDSKVITGFEEIDDLGHQRTVDIEDAAEPASQLIVGQGGAEAPTVIIVPEPTLQPQTEGGARGKVPTEDDAAAAQAKVAAVEEEAVASRATAAAQAGRRLHGP from the exons atgaatttttattttttcccaggtggcggccctccaccccctccccttgacCCCATTGATGAACTTGTCAGGGACGTTTTGGGGCAAGACAGCAAGGTCATCACGGGATTTGAGGAGATTGATGACCTTGGACATCAAAGGACTGTCgacat TGAAGACGCAGCAGAGCCAGCGAGCCAGCTCATTGTAGGTCAGGGAGGTGCTGAGGCACCAACAGTAATAATTGTGCCTGAGCCCACCCTGCAGCCACAGACTGAGGGGGGTGCCCGGGGGAAGGTGCCAACTGAGGATGATGCAGCAGCTGCTCAAGCAAAGGTGGCAGCTGTTGAGGAGGAAGCTGTAGCTTCAAGAGCTACAGCAGCTGCACAGGCTGGGAGGAGGCTGCACGGGCCATGA